A genome region from Christensenella minuta includes the following:
- a CDS encoding TolB-like translocation protein: protein MRRHRHRSITAVRQPMMLSRIKRSNFWIRFRIILLIAGIAAGVLAIIFFGFPLVEDLIKGVDPSLRYQPKVEASFSLEDEDAPKAIKSEEMYFDKKYQLKNEPYIDGDNIIFTTQVQKGSVQQLDGVVVYDTQSGEERLLANTEKKYDNFISPVLSGNVAVFLDSMTNGGGRILGYDLEKDEQFVIKEYAYAPPRLSISGERLAFMQWAGEETQRLYVYNVATREPATVKLYEQTTGNSAVDISRSDMVWAVEDGKGNSVLKRIAFNEDDAAFDDYNFGNAVYGPKTNGKEIVFRTEKDTASCTLMMSTEGGEPTKLAEGVFDYDIGDNFVAYSKGGQIYVAYTNATDTVQLTNEVTRNRLASANGDGICYYDETDKSTENAVLDEVVQYAYVPAT, encoded by the coding sequence ATGCGCAGACACAGACACAGAAGTATAACAGCCGTACGGCAGCCGATGATGCTCAGCCGCATCAAACGCAGCAATTTCTGGATACGCTTCCGGATCATCCTGCTCATCGCCGGGATTGCCGCGGGCGTGCTTGCGATTATTTTTTTCGGGTTTCCGCTGGTGGAAGACCTGATTAAAGGGGTAGACCCTTCGCTGCGCTACCAGCCGAAGGTAGAAGCGAGCTTTTCCCTCGAGGACGAGGATGCGCCGAAGGCGATCAAATCGGAGGAAATGTATTTCGATAAAAAGTACCAGCTCAAGAACGAGCCGTACATCGACGGAGACAATATTATTTTCACCACCCAGGTGCAGAAGGGAAGCGTGCAGCAGCTTGACGGCGTGGTGGTATATGATACGCAGAGCGGAGAAGAACGGCTGCTTGCCAACACGGAAAAGAAATATGATAACTTTATCTCTCCGGTGCTTTCGGGAAACGTTGCCGTTTTCCTCGACAGCATGACGAACGGCGGAGGGAGGATTCTCGGCTACGACCTTGAAAAAGACGAACAGTTTGTAATCAAGGAATATGCTTATGCGCCGCCCCGCCTTTCGATCAGCGGCGAACGCCTCGCGTTTATGCAGTGGGCGGGAGAAGAGACGCAGCGCCTCTATGTGTATAATGTAGCGACGCGCGAACCGGCGACCGTTAAGCTGTATGAACAAACGACGGGCAACAGTGCCGTGGATATTTCCCGGTCCGATATGGTATGGGCTGTAGAGGACGGCAAGGGCAATAGCGTTCTGAAACGGATTGCGTTCAATGAAGATGACGCAGCGTTTGATGATTATAATTTTGGGAACGCCGTATACGGACCCAAGACGAACGGAAAAGAAATCGTCTTCCGGACGGAAAAGGATACCGCCTCCTGCACGCTTATGATGTCCACGGAGGGCGGCGAGCCGACGAAGCTGGCGGAAGGTGTGTTCGATTACGATATTGGAGACAACTTCGTTGCCTATTCCAAAGGCGGGCAGATTTATGTGGCCTATACCAACGCGACGGATACGGTGCAGCTGACCAACGAGGTGACGCGCAACCGCCTCGCCTCGGCGAACGGAGACGGCATCTGCTATTATGACGAAACGGATAAATCGACGGAAAACGCGGTGCTCGACGAGGTGGTTCAGTACGCGTATGTGCCCGCAACCTGA
- the ispD gene encoding 2-C-methyl-D-erythritol 4-phosphate cytidylyltransferase: MKICAIILAAGSGRRMKMDTNKVFIKFDEQSAVVRCLKTFEATGLFSDIIVVCKPEERETMERKMNKYVKGLRCIFCEGGKERQHSVANALPLVPDDTDIVMVHDAARCFVTERIIRDCAASAIRCGSGVTAIPATDTIKRTRRNVVEETLPREELVCVQTPQAFSRELLMRAYAQAEEDGFLGTDDASLVERICDEVHIVPGSPDNIKLTTRADVEHGNDIARKQQMSDIRIGNGFDMHAFAKDRKLILGGVEIPCDFGLDGHSDADVLVHAIMDALLGAARMGDIGGLFPDTDPQYKDIYSIDLLKEVGTLLTKYGYCVINIDSTLIMQKPKVMPYRDTMVENIAGALGMPRSYVNVKATTTEYLGAVGRGEGAAAQAVCILQKKRQ; encoded by the coding sequence ATGAAAATTTGTGCGATTATCCTTGCGGCCGGCAGCGGCCGCCGCATGAAGATGGATACCAATAAGGTTTTCATCAAGTTTGACGAGCAAAGCGCCGTGGTGCGCTGCCTGAAGACCTTTGAAGCGACGGGGCTCTTTTCGGATATCATCGTTGTATGCAAACCGGAAGAACGCGAGACCATGGAACGCAAAATGAACAAGTATGTGAAGGGTCTCCGGTGCATTTTCTGCGAAGGCGGCAAGGAACGCCAGCATTCTGTGGCGAACGCCCTTCCGCTCGTGCCCGACGATACGGATATCGTAATGGTCCACGATGCGGCGAGGTGCTTTGTGACGGAGCGCATCATCCGCGACTGCGCGGCGAGCGCCATCCGCTGCGGAAGCGGCGTTACCGCTATTCCGGCAACGGATACGATCAAGCGCACCAGGCGCAATGTGGTAGAGGAAACGCTCCCGCGCGAGGAGCTGGTGTGTGTGCAGACCCCGCAGGCGTTTTCGCGCGAGCTCCTCATGCGCGCTTATGCGCAGGCAGAGGAAGACGGGTTCCTCGGGACGGATGACGCGTCCCTCGTGGAACGTATTTGCGACGAAGTACACATAGTGCCAGGCTCGCCGGACAATATCAAGCTTACGACCCGTGCGGACGTGGAACACGGGAACGATATCGCGCGCAAGCAGCAGATGTCGGATATCCGGATCGGCAATGGCTTTGACATGCATGCTTTCGCCAAGGACCGCAAGCTCATCCTCGGCGGGGTCGAAATCCCGTGTGATTTTGGGCTCGACGGGCATTCCGACGCGGATGTGCTGGTGCATGCTATTATGGATGCGCTTCTCGGGGCCGCGCGCATGGGCGACATCGGAGGGCTGTTTCCGGATACGGATCCTCAATACAAAGATATCTATTCCATTGACCTTTTGAAGGAAGTGGGAACGCTGCTGACCAAATACGGGTATTGTGTCATTAATATCGACAGTACCCTGATTATGCAGAAACCCAAGGTAATGCCCTACCGCGATACGATGGTCGAAAACATTGCGGGCGCGCTCGGCATGCCGCGTTCCTATGTGAATGTAAAGGCGACCACCACGGAATACCTCGGCGCGGTAGGCCGGGGAGAAGGCGCCGCCGCGCAGGCGGTGTGCATCCTGCAGAAAAAGAGGCAATAG
- the radA gene encoding DNA repair protein RadA, with translation MAKSKTQFICSECGYASGKWSGQCPSCGSWNTMAEELVAAAPVGMGKSASAPGRIVTFDKIPLELGKRFRTEIEEFDRVLGGGVVPGGVTLAGGEPGIGKSTLFLQVAKKLTAYGNVLYVSGEESPSQIKMRAKRLGVEENIYLMAETEVGSILAGVEQLSPKFLIVDSIQTLYDADLSSAPGSVGQVRGCASRITQAAKHMGMAAFIVGHVTKEGAIAGPRVLEHIVDTVLYFEGERTSNLRILRAVKNRFGSTDEIGVFEMRDAGMMEVKNPTMLFEGDFGQDMSGVSIFAATQGTRPMLLEIQALCAHTQLNIPRRLCSGIDQNRLYMVCAVLEKKIGLKLYQQDIFVNVAGGIKVREHAADLAMAVSIVSSLRNLGVPRDTAFIGEVGLSGEIRHVAQLERRVLECAKMGIGRVFVPKNSIERGADYKIRVEGVSTLSDVLAKVF, from the coding sequence GTGGCGAAAAGCAAAACGCAATTTATATGCAGCGAATGCGGATATGCGAGCGGAAAATGGTCGGGCCAGTGCCCGTCCTGCGGGAGCTGGAATACCATGGCGGAAGAGCTTGTGGCCGCCGCCCCCGTGGGGATGGGGAAAAGCGCGTCCGCTCCCGGGCGTATCGTGACTTTTGACAAGATTCCGCTGGAGCTCGGGAAACGGTTCCGGACGGAAATCGAGGAATTCGACCGCGTCCTTGGCGGCGGCGTCGTCCCGGGAGGGGTTACCTTGGCGGGCGGCGAACCGGGGATCGGAAAATCCACCCTGTTCCTGCAGGTGGCAAAGAAACTGACGGCCTACGGAAATGTGCTTTATGTGTCGGGGGAAGAATCGCCGTCGCAGATCAAAATGCGCGCGAAACGCCTTGGTGTGGAGGAAAACATTTATCTCATGGCGGAGACGGAAGTAGGCAGTATCCTCGCGGGCGTGGAACAGCTTTCGCCGAAATTTCTCATCGTGGATTCCATCCAGACGCTTTACGACGCGGACCTCTCGTCGGCGCCGGGCAGCGTGGGGCAGGTGCGCGGCTGTGCCTCGCGCATCACGCAGGCCGCCAAGCATATGGGGATGGCTGCCTTTATCGTGGGGCATGTGACAAAGGAAGGCGCAATCGCGGGGCCGCGCGTTTTAGAGCATATTGTGGATACGGTCCTTTATTTTGAAGGAGAACGCACATCAAACCTTCGCATCCTGCGGGCGGTAAAGAACCGCTTCGGCTCCACGGACGAGATCGGCGTATTCGAGATGCGCGACGCCGGAATGATGGAAGTGAAAAATCCAACTATGCTTTTTGAAGGGGATTTCGGGCAGGATATGAGCGGCGTATCTATTTTTGCCGCCACCCAGGGGACGCGGCCCATGCTGCTTGAAATACAGGCTTTGTGCGCGCATACCCAGCTTAATATCCCGCGGCGGCTCTGTTCGGGTATCGACCAGAACCGTCTTTATATGGTATGCGCAGTTTTGGAAAAGAAAATCGGTTTAAAACTGTATCAGCAGGATATTTTTGTGAACGTTGCGGGCGGCATCAAGGTGCGCGAGCACGCGGCAGACCTTGCGATGGCGGTTTCGATTGTGTCGTCTTTGCGCAACCTCGGCGTGCCGAGGGATACGGCCTTTATCGGCGAGGTCGGGCTTTCGGGAGAGATTCGCCATGTGGCCCAGCTTGAAAGGCGGGTTCTGGAATGTGCCAAGATGGGGATCGGCCGGGTATTTGTGCCCAAAAACAGCATCGAGCGCGGCGCGGACTACAAGATAAGGGTGGAAGGCGTGAGCACGCTGTCGGATGTGCTTGCCAAAGTTTTTTGA
- a CDS encoding HU family DNA-binding protein, protein MSNRAEWPPPGNLLKNLKEGKVLNKTELVAAIAAKAGISKKDADAALSAFADSIIAEIKKGGKVQIVGFGTFEARKRAARTGINPQTKEQIKIAASTVPAFKAGKAFKDAVK, encoded by the coding sequence GTGTCAAACCGCGCGGAGTGGCCTCCGCCCGGAAATTTACTAAAAAATCTCAAGGAGGGTAAAGTTTTGAATAAGACTGAACTCGTAGCTGCTATCGCGGCAAAGGCCGGAATTTCCAAGAAGGATGCAGACGCTGCTCTGAGCGCATTTGCGGACAGCATCATCGCAGAGATCAAAAAGGGCGGAAAAGTACAGATTGTTGGCTTCGGTACGTTCGAGGCGAGAAAGCGCGCTGCAAGAACGGGCATCAACCCGCAGACGAAGGAGCAGATCAAGATCGCTGCTTCCACAGTTCCTGCTTTCAAAGCCGGCAAAGCTTTCAAAGATGCTGTAAAATAA
- a CDS encoding RNA-binding S4 domain-containing protein gives MRLDKYLKVSRLIKRRTVAQSACEGSRVLVNGKERKPGYAVKVGDEITIEFGSKPLRIRVLALVETTKKQEAEGMYEVLE, from the coding sequence TTGAGACTGGACAAATACCTGAAAGTATCCCGGCTGATTAAGCGCCGCACAGTGGCGCAGTCCGCATGCGAGGGCAGCCGCGTTCTTGTAAACGGGAAGGAACGCAAGCCGGGCTATGCCGTAAAGGTCGGAGACGAAATTACCATTGAATTCGGCTCGAAGCCGCTGCGCATACGCGTGCTTGCACTTGTGGAAACCACGAAAAAGCAGGAAGCCGAAGGAATGTATGAGGTGTTGGAATAA
- the mazG gene encoding nucleoside triphosphate pyrophosphohydrolase, which yields MNGKSGTVMDLQIVELVPEADMLPLRAARAIREADTVILQSERAECAGQIREWNQSIVTLDDLFETAEDFDALYTAGAQRIAQAAGGKAVFCLLGDAGTNGFIQELLRLGIEPDYISCGSAAAAALTAAHGIFSFDEYSVFSARDLEGAIFDTTGALVITGVDNAYSAEGVKCALAEYYAEDTEGLLYAGGSSAPVKLYDLDRNVELGTGGIFVLPPVPFYEKERYGLYDLVRVMKVLRGENGCPWDREQTHESLRQYILEEAYEAVDAIDADDICALYDELGDVFLQVVFHAEVARQCGEFDIDDVATAVCKKMIHRHPHIFGDGKADTAKEVVTNWEAIKRREKNNETFVSVLRDVPRSMGAMMRAYKLQKKAAAVGFDWSGAKEALPKVEEELAEWKVELHGGTKDAMEDEAGDLLFAIINVLRLMKTNPELCLNKTCEKFIERLAFMEEHAEKELSELTLPELDCLWERAKHEKADKIGKNAEKMG from the coding sequence ATGAATGGAAAGAGTGGAACGGTGATGGATTTACAGATTGTGGAGCTTGTGCCCGAGGCGGACATGCTGCCCCTGCGCGCGGCCAGGGCGATCCGGGAAGCGGATACTGTTATCCTGCAGAGCGAACGCGCGGAATGCGCGGGGCAAATTCGGGAATGGAACCAAAGTATCGTCACGCTGGACGACCTGTTTGAGACGGCGGAAGATTTTGACGCGCTGTATACTGCGGGCGCCCAGCGCATCGCGCAGGCGGCAGGCGGGAAGGCCGTCTTCTGCCTGCTGGGAGACGCGGGAACGAACGGCTTTATTCAAGAGCTTTTGCGGCTGGGGATAGAACCGGACTATATCTCCTGCGGGAGTGCGGCCGCAGCAGCGCTTACCGCGGCGCACGGGATTTTTTCGTTTGATGAATATAGCGTTTTCAGCGCGCGGGACCTGGAGGGAGCAATTTTTGATACCACGGGAGCGCTTGTTATTACAGGCGTGGATAACGCTTATTCCGCGGAGGGAGTAAAATGCGCTCTGGCGGAATACTATGCGGAAGATACTGAGGGACTGCTTTATGCGGGCGGCAGCTCCGCACCGGTAAAACTTTACGACCTTGACCGGAATGTGGAGCTGGGCACGGGCGGAATATTTGTGCTGCCCCCCGTACCTTTCTATGAAAAAGAGCGGTACGGCCTTTACGACCTTGTGCGTGTGATGAAAGTGCTGCGCGGGGAAAACGGCTGCCCGTGGGACCGCGAGCAGACGCATGAAAGCCTGCGCCAGTATATTCTGGAAGAGGCGTATGAAGCGGTGGACGCAATTGACGCGGACGATATCTGCGCGCTGTACGACGAACTCGGCGACGTGTTCCTACAGGTCGTTTTTCACGCGGAAGTAGCGCGGCAATGCGGCGAATTTGATATCGACGACGTAGCGACGGCGGTGTGCAAAAAGATGATCCACCGTCATCCGCATATTTTCGGAGACGGAAAAGCGGATACGGCAAAAGAAGTGGTAACCAACTGGGAAGCGATCAAACGCAGGGAAAAGAACAACGAGACGTTCGTTTCCGTACTGCGGGACGTACCGCGCTCCATGGGGGCGATGATGCGGGCCTATAAGCTGCAGAAAAAGGCGGCGGCGGTTGGATTCGACTGGAGCGGTGCCAAAGAGGCGCTTCCCAAGGTGGAGGAAGAGCTCGCCGAGTGGAAGGTGGAGCTGCACGGCGGAACGAAAGACGCAATGGAGGACGAGGCGGGGGACCTGCTGTTTGCCATCATCAACGTTCTGCGCCTGATGAAGACCAATCCGGAGCTTTGCCTTAACAAAACGTGCGAAAAGTTTATTGAACGGCTGGCGTTTATGGAAGAACACGCGGAAAAGGAACTCAGCGAACTCACCCTGCCCGAGCTTGACTGTTTATGGGAACGGGCAAAGCATGAAAAAGCGGATAAAATAGGCAAAAATGCTGAAAAAATGGGTTGA
- the rpoB gene encoding DNA-directed RNA polymerase subunit beta translates to MHEVKFGTNKRMTFSKIKEVLDMPDLIEIQKNSYKRFLEEGLGEVLKDISPITDYSENLVLEFVDYHISDAPKYDVEECKERDVNYAAPLKVQVRLFNKETGEVKEQEVFMGDFPLMTEKGTFIINGAERVIVSQLVRSPGVYFGVAKDKTGKDLFSSTVIPNRGAWLEYETDSNDCMYIRVDRTRKLPVTVFLRAMGLSTDTDLRAFFGDDVNIEATIKKDNTSVKEEGLLEIYKRLRPGEPPTVESANILIGSLFFDNKRYDLARVGRYKFNKKLAISSRIENQVAAENVVDEDTGELLVAAGDVITPKIALAIENSGIPSVDISIGEEVVRVHGNRFVDAKGYLDFKPADAGINEKVYYPALKEIIGECGTDKKKLKETIRENLHVLIPRHIIIDDMFASVSYFLGLKHGLGVTDDIDHLGNRRLRSVGELLQNQIRVGLTRLERVVRERMSIQDMDVATPSNLINIRPVTASIKEFFGSSQLSQFMDQTNPLAELTHKRRLSALGPGGLNRDRASFDVRDVHHSHYGRMCPIETPEGPNIGLIGSLSTYARINEYGFIETPFRIIDKKNGLVTDKVKYMTADEEEDLIVAQANEPIDENGQFVRERVMCRVRDQIVEVTRNEVDLMDVSPKQLVSVATSLIPFLENDDANRALMGSNMQRQAVPLLIPEAPVVGTGMEYKAAYDSGVLSISKKSGIVKSVDAKNVVIANDDGTESEFHLIKFARSNQGTCINQLPIVYEGQRVEAGQVVADGPSTANGELGLGKNVLIGFMTWEGYNYEDAMLLSERLVKDDVFTSMHVAEYEAEARDTKLGPEEITRDIPNVGEDALKDLDSRGIIRIGAEVRSGDILVGKVTPKGETELTAEERLLRAIFGEKAREVRDTSLRVPHGEGGVVVDVKIFTRENKDELTAGVNKLVRVYIAQKRKISVGDKMAGRHGNKGVISRILPMEDMPFLPDGRPLDIVLNPLGVPSRMNIGQVLEVHLGMAARALGFNVATPVFDGASEEDIEQLLAQSGLSPDGKTVLYDGRSGEPFENRVTVGYMYILKLHHLVDDKIHARSTGPYSLVTQQPLGGKAQFGGQRFGEMEVWALEAYGAANTLQEILTVKSDDVVGRVKTYEAIVKGENIPEPGVPESFKVLIKEMQSLGLDIKVLSEDRGEIAIKETDDDDGMAIDINIAGAEDLPADDEEFDAGDMVIEDLDDISMDELDLPDIGLLEDEDIDFDDFDDDVIGDLEEDIDISEDLNIDTEGMDDPDDM, encoded by the coding sequence ATGCATGAAGTTAAGTTTGGAACGAATAAGAGAATGACCTTTTCCAAGATCAAAGAAGTTCTTGATATGCCGGACTTAATCGAAATCCAGAAGAACTCTTACAAACGCTTTTTAGAGGAGGGCCTTGGGGAAGTACTAAAAGACATCTCCCCCATTACGGACTATTCTGAAAATCTGGTACTTGAATTTGTCGACTACCACATCTCCGATGCGCCGAAATATGATGTAGAGGAATGTAAGGAACGCGACGTGAATTATGCCGCGCCCCTAAAGGTTCAGGTTCGCCTTTTCAACAAGGAAACGGGCGAAGTCAAGGAACAGGAAGTGTTCATGGGCGATTTCCCGCTGATGACCGAAAAGGGGACCTTCATTATCAATGGTGCCGAGCGTGTTATCGTATCGCAGCTTGTAAGAAGCCCTGGCGTTTATTTTGGAGTCGCGAAGGATAAGACCGGTAAAGACCTCTTCAGTTCTACGGTGATTCCAAACAGGGGTGCGTGGCTGGAATATGAGACGGATTCCAACGATTGCATGTATATTCGTGTAGACCGAACGAGGAAGCTTCCGGTAACGGTGTTCCTGCGTGCGATGGGTCTTTCCACGGATACGGATTTGCGCGCGTTTTTTGGCGACGACGTCAATATTGAGGCGACCATCAAAAAGGACAACACCTCTGTCAAGGAAGAGGGCCTGCTTGAGATATACAAGCGTCTGCGCCCGGGTGAGCCGCCGACGGTGGAAAGCGCCAACATTTTGATTGGCTCCCTGTTTTTTGATAATAAGCGGTATGACCTCGCGCGCGTCGGACGGTATAAATTCAATAAGAAGCTGGCGATTTCAAGCCGTATCGAAAATCAGGTCGCCGCGGAAAACGTGGTAGACGAGGATACCGGCGAACTTCTTGTTGCCGCGGGAGACGTAATCACGCCCAAGATTGCGCTGGCGATTGAAAATTCCGGCATTCCTTCGGTAGACATCTCCATCGGGGAAGAGGTGGTGCGCGTACACGGCAACCGTTTTGTGGACGCAAAGGGTTACCTCGATTTCAAACCGGCGGATGCGGGAATCAATGAAAAAGTATATTATCCGGCTCTGAAAGAAATCATCGGCGAGTGCGGAACGGACAAGAAAAAGCTTAAGGAAACGATTCGGGAAAACCTGCACGTGCTGATTCCGAGGCATATCATCATCGACGATATGTTCGCCTCCGTGAGCTATTTCCTCGGTCTTAAGCATGGGCTTGGCGTAACGGACGATATCGACCACCTCGGCAATAGGCGCCTGCGCTCGGTGGGTGAGCTTTTGCAGAACCAGATCCGCGTCGGCCTCACCAGGCTCGAACGTGTGGTTCGTGAGAGGATGTCGATCCAGGACATGGATGTGGCGACACCCTCCAACCTGATTAATATCCGTCCGGTAACGGCGTCGATTAAAGAATTTTTCGGCTCGTCCCAGCTTTCGCAGTTCATGGACCAGACAAACCCGCTTGCGGAGCTGACACATAAGAGAAGGCTGTCGGCACTGGGGCCGGGCGGCCTGAACCGTGACCGTGCAAGCTTCGACGTGCGGGACGTTCACCATTCGCATTATGGACGCATGTGTCCGATCGAGACGCCTGAAGGGCCGAACATCGGCCTGATCGGTTCTCTTTCCACGTATGCGCGGATCAATGAATATGGCTTTATCGAAACGCCGTTCCGCATCATCGACAAGAAGAACGGGCTTGTGACGGACAAGGTGAAATATATGACGGCGGACGAAGAGGAAGACCTCATCGTCGCGCAGGCAAACGAACCGATCGACGAAAACGGGCAGTTCGTACGCGAGCGCGTTATGTGCCGCGTACGCGACCAGATTGTCGAGGTGACGAGGAACGAAGTGGATTTGATGGACGTTTCGCCGAAGCAGCTTGTTTCGGTGGCGACCTCGTTGATTCCCTTCCTTGAAAACGACGACGCAAACCGCGCCCTCATGGGTTCCAACATGCAGAGGCAGGCGGTGCCGCTCCTGATTCCGGAGGCTCCGGTGGTCGGAACGGGCATGGAGTACAAAGCGGCGTATGACTCGGGCGTGCTCTCTATTTCCAAGAAGAGCGGCATTGTGAAGAGCGTCGATGCAAAGAATGTGGTAATTGCAAATGACGACGGTACGGAATCCGAGTTCCATCTGATTAAGTTTGCGCGCTCCAATCAGGGGACATGCATCAACCAGCTGCCTATCGTATACGAAGGCCAGCGGGTCGAAGCGGGACAGGTCGTCGCCGACGGACCTTCCACAGCCAACGGTGAGCTTGGCCTCGGCAAAAACGTCCTGATCGGCTTCATGACGTGGGAAGGTTATAACTACGAGGATGCTATGCTGCTTTCCGAACGTCTCGTAAAAGACGACGTTTTCACCTCTATGCACGTTGCAGAGTATGAAGCGGAAGCGCGGGATACGAAACTCGGGCCGGAAGAGATCACACGGGATATCCCGAACGTCGGCGAGGATGCTTTGAAAGACCTCGATTCGCGCGGCATTATCCGCATTGGGGCGGAGGTCAGAAGCGGCGATATCCTGGTTGGCAAGGTCACGCCGAAGGGCGAGACAGAGCTTACAGCGGAAGAGCGGCTCCTGCGCGCGATCTTTGGTGAAAAGGCGCGCGAGGTGCGCGATACTTCCCTGCGGGTTCCGCACGGCGAAGGCGGCGTGGTCGTCGACGTGAAGATATTTACACGCGAAAACAAGGATGAACTTACGGCGGGCGTTAATAAGCTCGTACGTGTTTACATTGCGCAGAAACGGAAAATTTCCGTGGGCGACAAAATGGCCGGACGACATGGCAACAAGGGCGTTATCTCGCGCATCCTTCCAATGGAGGACATGCCGTTCCTGCCGGATGGGCGTCCGCTGGATATTGTCCTAAACCCCTTGGGCGTTCCTTCCCGTATGAACATCGGGCAGGTGCTGGAGGTTCATCTCGGTATGGCGGCACGCGCTCTCGGTTTTAACGTGGCGACGCCGGTATTCGACGGAGCTTCCGAGGAAGATATCGAACAGCTGCTTGCGCAGAGCGGACTTTCGCCGGACGGTAAAACGGTGCTTTACGACGGCCGCAGCGGCGAGCCGTTTGAAAACCGCGTGACGGTCGGCTATATGTATATCTTAAAGCTGCACCACCTGGTAGACGATAAGATTCATGCGCGTTCCACCGGCCCCTACTCGCTCGTGACCCAGCAGCCCCTCGGCGGGAAAGCGCAGTTCGGCGGCCAGCGTTTCGGCGAGATGGAAGTGTGGGCGCTCGAGGCTTACGGCGCGGCGAACACCCTGCAGGAGATATTGACCGTGAAATCGGACGACGTGGTCGGACGTGTCAAAACGTACGAAGCGATCGTCAAAGGCGAGAATATCCCGGAGCCGGGCGTTCCGGAATCCTTTAAAGTATTAATCAAGGAGATGCAGAGCCTTGGCCTCGATATCAAGGTGCTATCCGAAGACAGGGGCGAAATTGCCATCAAGGAAACGGACGACGATGACGGCATGGCGATCGACATCAATATCGCGGGGGCGGAAGACCTCCCGGCGGACGATGAGGAATTTGACGCGGGCGATATGGTGATCGAAGACCTCGACGATATCTCGATGGATGAGCTCGACCTCCCGGATATCGGCCTGCTTGAGGATGAAGACATCGATTTCGATGATTTTGACGACGATGTGATCGGCGATTTGGAAGAAGACATCGATATCAGCGAGGATCTCAATATCGATACGGAAGGCATGGACGATCCTGACGATATGTAA
- a CDS encoding PIN/TRAM domain-containing protein has product MFYKLMRLFIVVVGCFIGPGLVLVGVTLYNYFASADLFSTLQTWVPFVAYIASGIISGIIFFILSKRLAGVFEKNTKKVEAKLAATPSATLLSGTIGLILGLVVAALISIIIGLIPIAWLSIPLTILVYLVFGSIGLSMGVRRRFDFTAFLHARKSGKGMEPAKKETGTFISPKILDTSVIIDGRILDICKTGMFEGDIVVPEFVLKELQRIADSSDSMKRTRGRRGLDILSSMQKELKNSVKITDADYEDVPEVDIKLLKLAKDLNGKVVTNDYNLNKVAAVQDVPVFNINELANAVKPILMAGEEMTVTIVKDGKEASQGVAYLDDGTMIVVEGAKGREGETMVVVVTSVLQTAAGRMIFAKMK; this is encoded by the coding sequence ATGTTTTATAAACTGATGCGGCTTTTTATCGTAGTCGTCGGATGCTTCATCGGCCCGGGACTGGTACTGGTCGGGGTGACGCTGTACAACTACTTCGCATCGGCGGACCTTTTCAGCACGCTTCAGACATGGGTGCCATTCGTTGCCTATATTGCAAGTGGAATTATCTCTGGAATCATATTTTTTATTTTATCCAAACGACTGGCAGGCGTATTTGAAAAGAACACGAAGAAGGTGGAGGCAAAGCTTGCGGCAACGCCGTCGGCGACGCTTCTCTCCGGGACGATTGGTCTCATACTGGGGCTGGTGGTGGCGGCCCTGATATCCATCATCATCGGGCTGATCCCGATCGCATGGCTATCGATTCCGCTGACGATCCTTGTCTACCTTGTGTTTGGGTCAATCGGCCTTTCCATGGGCGTCCGGCGCCGGTTCGACTTTACGGCGTTCCTGCATGCGCGTAAATCCGGCAAGGGAATGGAGCCCGCTAAAAAAGAAACGGGGACTTTCATTTCGCCAAAAATACTCGATACCAGCGTTATTATCGACGGACGGATCCTCGATATCTGCAAGACGGGGATGTTCGAGGGAGATATCGTGGTGCCGGAGTTTGTGCTGAAGGAATTGCAGCGGATCGCGGATTCGAGCGATTCCATGAAACGTACGCGCGGCAGGCGCGGGCTGGATATCCTTAGCAGTATGCAGAAGGAGCTGAAAAATTCCGTCAAGATCACGGATGCGGATTATGAAGACGTGCCCGAGGTGGACATCAAGCTTCTGAAGCTGGCGAAAGACCTTAATGGCAAGGTCGTCACCAATGATTACAACCTCAATAAGGTGGCTGCGGTGCAGGATGTTCCGGTGTTCAACATCAACGAACTCGCCAATGCGGTCAAGCCGATCCTGATGGCCGGGGAAGAGATGACGGTCACCATTGTGAAGGACGGTAAGGAGGCCAGCCAGGGCGTTGCGTACCTGGACGACGGAACGATGATCGTGGTGGAAGGCGCGAAGGGCCGGGAAGGCGAAACGATGGTTGTGGTCGTGACAAGCGTGCTGCAGACGGCGGCCGGGCGGATGATATTTGCCAAAATGAAATAA